AACGCGATAACCGTGTCGTGCTAGCAATGGATAACAGCCGGAGCATGGCAGTGTCGAACGCGGGCAACCTGGCATTGAAGTCGTTCGCTTGCATATACCAGGTAAGTGTCCATACGCGATTCCTGCACGCTAACTGCGATCTGTTGTGTTCGAATTTGTTGCGCTAAATGGGCAATTGCATACGCGTTGGGATGTGATTGGCAACTTGAAGCTGCATTTGCACTTTAGGCGTGCGGTCTCACAGAGTTCAGGCCATGTCTGTTTTGGAGGTGGGAGAGCTGAGTGTTTGCAAGTTCGGAGGCGACGTGCCCGAGATGTTGCTGGAGATGGACGGCAGTGAGGACCCCTGCAACGTGGTTGCCGGGATGACCTTTGACGAGGAGTCACGCCATTCTCATGAGACTGGGCTGCCAGAGCTGATGAAGTACGTGTTGCGCTACCTAGAGCACCAGAAAGAGCGGCGTAAGATCCTGGTGATAATCTCAGATGGGAAATTCAACAAGGAGAAGGCGCGGCCGTGGATCCAGGCAGTCATCAGCAACCAAGTAGTGCCGTTGCTGGTGATACTGGACCCGGTGACGTCAAACCAGAGGTCAATTATGCAGATGAAACAGGTTCGGGAGATAAGTAAGTTGCCGATGTGCCACCATAACTCTATGCAGACGGAAAACTAACAGTGGAAACCTTCCTCTCGAACTTCCCGTTCCCGTACTACGCAGTGATCCAGAATTTGGATAGGCTGCCAAGTATTTTGAGCGATCTACTACGGTTTGTCTCAATGTGTGCTATTATCATGCGTATGCAGCCAATGGTTCGCACTGTCGAACCTGCGTTGATGTCGCTGCCGCGGATGCTCTAGGGTGCAATCGTTGCTGACCTTTTTTTGGCTAGAAAACGGCCGCAACAAGAAATCAACAGCCTTCAAAATGCGGTTCAAAATATTGTCGTTTCTCTTTCTGATATGTGGACTTCTAGCGGCGTTCCTGCCGTCTACAATCTCCACTGGCGCCAAGAGCATCATAGGAGGCATTGGAAATGCAGCCTTCCGAGCCACTAATGTCATAAATTCACTTGGATCAGGTGGGTTGATCAATGTTTCAAATGTCAACAAAATGTGCAGTGATGAACATTGCGGGCCAGACGATTAGCGGCGCTGGTACCATCGCTCACGGCTTCAAGAGGATGTTCACGGACGTGGACAACGGCACCAATCCTATAAACTTCGGAGGAGGCAACCTCGGCGCCTACTACAACTTCATGTACCCGGACAACGACGACTACCCGTGGGCGTGCGTTTGTAACGGTTTCGACCTCGAGAAGTACTATCGCAAAGAGCAGCCATATgtgcgctgccgtaaccaagagGACCTGTCGTTCCACAACTATCAGGCGAACTGTGATCCGGAAAGTGTCTCCAACAAGCCATTCTGACCTGAATGGAGTTCATGTGCGTTAAAGACCTTCTCTGGTAATACATCGCAATAAAGGTTCACGTGAATTCATCGCTGTGTATTTCTACACCACTGCAAAGGCATTCGGCATCCTATCTCTGCCCAATTTAGAATGGGTGTCATCTTTCGCGTAGGCAAATGTGTTGTTCATGGAGCCCAACGACGCCGGCGGCACGCAGCTCTCGTTTTGGTAGTTATGTCGCAGTGTTGCTGCATTAACAGCATATAAGTGCTCTATTCAATAATAATATAACTATTAGTCGAGCTATCGTTATGTAGAATGGCGTTGGTTGGCTCCTCGGAGCGGTTGGTGTGTATAGAATCTCTGCACACTTTGTATTTTTCGCTTTAAATGACCATCCGCTAAATGGGAATTAGATGTAAAAACGATTGTACTTGTGGTATGATCAGAACGGTGCCTTAATTGTATGTGTTTTCAATACCTTACAACACATTTAAGTCAACCATGGCATGGGGCAGTTGTGACATCTGCCCATTTAGTCCCTCACCGGCCAACGATGGTTAGACGCAGCGTACCCGGCTTTTGCTGTAACTCTTCTGAGGGGTGCTGGCTTGAACCCAGTGGGCTGTCATGCTGGCGCGTCCTTGCGCTGGGCTGTCTGGCGCGGGCGGGAGTCGTCCTTGGTGGCCTTCCGTAGGGGAGGCTTCCGGGTCGTTGAATGCGGCGTACCGCTTCAGGCTGGCAACAGAGCAGAGATAAGCTTCAGCTTCCGCTACGCGGCAGACCGCAGCCCGCGCTGCTCGCagtccatcatcgtcagGCCCCCCACCGGTGAACTTGCCCGCTATTTTTTCCAATTTGCGGTATATTTACCATGGCCCCATATTGCGTACGGTTTCCCCCTGTGTGTCGCGTGTTGGCGGCGAAATCGCCGCGAGTCCGGCGGGGTTGTGCGTCAGCGGTCGAACGTCCCCGACCGATATAAAATATACTAATTAACTACCACTTTTGGGGTTAGTTTGGCAGACAATTAGACATAAAAACGACATAGAATCTTCGTATGGTCGCGCGTTTTGCCGTTACCGCGACGCCGTCCCAGACACATCTCTGATCCGGCCGCCTGAACAACTAGCGATCTGTATTGTGTGAAGCACAGTTATAACCATGTTGTAAAAGCTATATATTCATGGTAGAACAAAATTGCATTGGACAGCACTGCGCCTAGAGGTTGCAAAAGCGTCCTCTCACTGCCTGCGTCTCATTGGTCTGCTTGTTGTTTTATCCTCCAGTCAACCTTTTAGGCAGGCACATTCCTCATACGATGTTTTGATGCGACCATTTGCCGTTCGTAGACATTTGAAACGTCTACGCGGTCCTGAGAATGCCTGCCGAACAATGACGGCGACAATGATAATGACTTACCGCACGCCATAAGTTTCTGAATACCCTTGGCGACCTTGGGGTCCCTGAGGTATTCGTTCATTGATGCGGGGTTTTCCTGGAGCTTCTTGAGAATAATCTGGAACTGCGGGTCTCCCAGGATCTGCTGGACCTCAGGGTCGGCCATGGCTTGCCTGTACTGCTCTTCGTCGACAGTTCCCGACTGCGACATAGCCTGGATCTTGGCCATGCACTGCTCGGAGATTAGGCGAAGTAGTGGTAAAAACGTACGTCGTATTTGCCGTTGATGCAGTCCTGGTTGTTCGGGTCGACAGCCAGTCCCTTGTCGTAAGCCTCCAGGGCCTTGCTGTACTCCTTCAGGAGCACGTGCAGGTTTCCCTTTCTGGCCCACGCCTTGACGAACGTAGGGTCGATTTCGATAGCTTTGTTGCAGTCAGCCAGGGCGCTGGGGTACTCGGTAAGTTTGGTGAGCGCAGCTGCCCTGTTGGTGTACAGTTTAGCGTCCTTGGGGTTGCGCTTGATGGCCTCGTCATACTCCTTTTTAGCCTCGGGGAACTGGAATTTCTTGAAGAATTCGTTACCCTTCTCCCTGTGCTCCTCAGCCTTCTGTGGGTCAATGTAGGCCTCACGCTCCTTCTTTTCCTTGAGGCgctccacctccttcaTTGCGCATCGCGTCACGCGGTTGTTGTCCTCGAGCAGCGACTTCTGGTAAGCAGCCAGAGCTGCGTCGTAGTCCTCCATCTTGGTGTAGCAGGAGGCAAGCCTGTTGTAAATCTTTGAGATGACCAGGAAGTCTGCCTTGACATCATATCTGCGCTCGATAGCCGCTTTGCAGGTGTTGATGCATTTTTCGTAGTCTCCCATCTCAAGGTATGCAGCTGCTTTGTTGTTCTCCAGCAAGAGGTTGTTCGGGTCGAGCTCCACTGCCTTGTCGTAGAGCTCCAGCGCCTCAACGAACTTCTTCTGCTTGTACAACTTGTTACCCTCGTCCTTGAACTCTTGAGCTTTCTGAAGTGATGTTAAAATGTGTCCTCACACGTTACGAGGTGCTGTCACATGCCTCCACGACATACCTTTTGGCTCTCAGTCAACGGCTCCTCCTTTGGCTCAGGCTTCGTCTCTTTCGGCGGCTCCGCTTTAGGGGGCTGAGGCGGTTCGTTGAAGCCAGCAGCCTGGCCAATGTCCGCCGCCATACCGAGGTATGCCATGATACCGTCACGCAGAGCGGGGTTGGGATCCATGAGCAAGTGCTGGATGTTCTGCGGGTTGCTCTGCATTTCGGTCAGAACTCGGCACAGAGTCATGGTGTATGAGGGGTCTTGCCTCTGGTACTCCTGCAACTTCGGGTTGGTAGCAACCAACTGGGAGATGGTGGCGGCGAGGTACATGAACTGCGGGTCGGAAGAGACATCAACCTCGCGCAGACCAGCCTTCAGCGGCTCGTTGTTTGGGTCAATCTTGAGCCCCTCCTGGTACGCCTTCTTGGCCTCTTCCATCTTGCCGAGCTTGTACAGCGCAAGCCCCTTGCGCGAGTAGCCCTGTACGACGTTACACACCGCCAGCGATGTTGTAGCTTACCTTCGGCCAATCCGGCTTGAGAGTTACGCATTGCTGTGCGTCTGCCAGTGCCTCCTGGTACATGTTCATCGACGCATAAGCGCCGGAACGGTTGGAGTAAAGAATCCCATCGGAGGGGTTGAGTTTGATGGCCTCGGTGAAGTGTTTGACGGCCTCGTCAAACTTCCCGGCCTTGAAAGCCTCGTTACCGAGTTGTTTGAAATCAGTCATGGTGTGTAGCTGAATTGTGCGCGTTTACGTGCTTTTCCAGAAATGAGCCACCAGCCTTCCACTGCGATAGCGAGGCCCCAGGTGTCAATATGTTGAGGCCAAGGAGGCTGTCTACAGCCCTCATCCATGCCAAAATAAAGATGTATGTTGGTTTTATAGGCCTGCTTGTCTAGCGCTTGGAGACGCGCTGAAGAAGGCACCGTCAAAGTTCCATGGTCCCCTGTGGATTAGGAATCCAGCGTCATGATCTGTGACATATCCACCGCCTTAAACGCTATTTAAAGCATAGATTCTGTGGTTATAATCTATGTTACTGTCATTCGAAGACTATGTGTGCCATTTTAATTGCCCGGTGATGCAGCAGTCCTGCCGCGCTGAAACGTACAACACGGAATTTCAGGGCAATTCGCTTTATGTGCTATGTTTTACAACACATATAAGTGCGTTGTTGAGTCGTATATATTATCCGATTTTAATTTGCGTGGTTCTGCACAACAGGCAACTGTTAAATAGCACTGATGATACTACTTCGGGTTATCTGACTTATCATCTGCAGGTGCGACGCCTTGTGCTTTATGCTGTTGCCGCTGCATGGCTACATTCTTCATGCGCCTGAATGAGCATATGGGTTCTATAGCTATCTTAAGGTACCTCAATTCGTCCCTGACATGGGTGAGGAACACTCCGCGCTCTTGTGCGATTTTTTTCTGCGGGCTATGCAGCCACGATAACCAATAAAGCGAACTCACATGCAAGTACGCATATCCCGTAGTGTAAAGCGGTTCCGCGCTTTCGTCGACGCCGAGTGCCATCGCCACCTTGAGCCGACCCTCGGTTTCCATGCGGCGCTTGTAGAACATCTGCTCCGTCTGCACGGATTGGCGATCCGACGCGTGTTAGTTCTCACCTTCAAAAACGCTTCACGGCGAGACATTCCGCGGTTCATTAGTGCAAGTTGATTGGCGACAAACTGCGTTACCGGGTGATCAACGGCGTAGTTGTCGAGGCCTGCGACGACATTGACCAGGCAGTGCCAATGGCACATTACCTTTTTGCCACTGGTTGTCGGGCCGGTAGCAACCCTCGAATCTGAGGTGTGGGTACTTCCGCAAAAGATCGGCCACCAGGGACGGGTATGGATTGCGAATGGTCTTGTCGCAGTGGAGCATGTTTCTTGTCTCAAGCGGTGGTGCACGCTCTACCTGAACGCCGACGTTAGCAACCACACAACACTGTTATACATACCCATTCCAGCCACCTTGGTCGTTCGCACGTTCCATTCTGGACCAGTTTCCTCATACGGTCGAGGATGTCCCAGCGCAACCGGCGCCGACAGGCGAAGTTGGACCCGGTGATCTGCAAACAGCTCAAATTGAGATCCAATTAAACTCACATGTACCGCCCCCTTAGCCATGTCGACTATTAAGCACTAAGGACGGCATTTTGGCTCGTGTCCATGGCGCTGAAATGGCCGTTCATCGGTATGCCGTCAAAAACGACGAGGAACGGCGCTAAAATACCGGTAACTTCATACCGCCGTTGTCAATCAGAATTAATATTTACTGAGGAGTTATTTTGGTTGCGAAATGTCTCGTAATGCAACCTATATTAGTACGTTCAGCAGGCGATGCCGTCGGGCCAGTTCACTCATCATCAAGGGCTTAATATTTCACACATCATCGTGAAAACGCTTATTGTGTAATTATAGAGGGTATTGTATCATGAATAAGGGCTTGTACGGCTGTATATGGCTGGTTTGTATCCGGTAGCAGTGAATGTCCTTAGGCAGACTACAATGAAGTGTCTATATTTTAGAGGAAGACAAATATTCTATGGGATGACAGGATATTCTACGTGTGTGTATGGTTCGGTATAATCGTAAGAAGCGGCTTAATACCGTATTTACGGCTCCATTTATCGCAATCCATCGCCGAATCTTGGACGACGGTGATGTCCGCTTTGGACAGTAAACGTTAAATGGCAGGATTCGTAGCACATTTCACCATGCGTGCGTATGTGAACTAGCATGCATCAGCAAATCGCATTGGAGTTAACAAAATCTGGTTTGTCCTAAAAGCAGCTAGTGTATCGCAACAATGGACAACGTGGCTCTCCGCCGAGCATTCCTGACATCTCGTTCGCAGAATGAAGATCCTGTTCTATATGACGATTCCGCCATTTCAACCACCTGTTACCGATCTGAGACCACCAAAGATGAATTGGATGAACTCAAACAGCTTTTCTTCCATTCGACATTAAAGCCGAAGTTCGACTGGGCCGGTCTGTGTTTGGAGAGACAGCACGACTTCAAGTTCTGGGCGAACGTGACGCATACATTTGGGCTGCTCATTGTAAGGAACATCTTCAATTCAAATACGTCATGCGAGGATGCAATCGAATTGCAGCGCATGGCAATGCTGAATGAAGATCGGGATTGTTACGGCCATTGTCAGGAATTCGCTCGATCATCTGATGCTATAGCTTACACCGACGATTCGCTTGCAGACTTCAAAACGCGGGTATCGTTCATTCTTCTGAGCGGGTTGCTAAGTAATCGTATCCCAGGATCTCTTCGCCTGATCGTTCGCTGTAACGGTTACCAGTATTTCGAGCACCGTATCAGCGAGCTTATGAACGACTTCCCGAAATTTGACGTTTCAGCAGTCTGTTTCAATATGAATGCACTGCGCATACTTATCCCGTACCTGCTCGAACCGCAGTCGGTCAACCTGTCTAATGTCTGTCACCGGTTCCTGACGTCGCGATTCTGGAGGATCATGTGGCTGGACGTTGGTGTGGGCCTGAAGCAGCGTCCAAGTACCGAGCGTGGGCAGCTTTTCGGTGCATTCCTAGAGCTCGCATCGACCATATGCTACGGCACGCGCTCCCCAGCCCTGCTCAAACGGTTGTACGGATCATGTCTCAAATCTCTCTGGGACCCGATTTTTGCGGTGCTTACGTGGCGGTTGGGGCCTAAACTGCTCTGCCGTGTGCTCACATTTGTTGCAGATATGCTAATGATGAGTTTCCAAGACAACTGCTTGGACATGTTGGACAATAGCTTCCTGTCTAAACTAAGTCAATGCGCCAAAGAGGCGCTGGCAGACGGCGAGCGATACCTGTCGCGATATTTACTGCAGACTCTGGATGACAGGAACGAATTCTATCACCATTTTGCTCGTATAGCTACGGAGATGCTGAAGGCACTTTTGCAGGCGCTAGCCAATGCGATGCAAGGCCATGTGAACAAGTGTGTAGAGGATCTCTACGACATCAGCTCTTTAGGAACGGCAAAACTGATACTGCCTCCACATGCTGGTGACAGTGGAGAAGCACACGTCAGATTCGACTACTCGGATACCCGTGTTTTCCCTCGCGTACTACCGTGTTTCAATACCGACTGCAAAAGAGTGTTCCACCTCGACATGCCTCAACTGCACGTGGACAGTGATACACCTGAGTTCTGCTATTGTTCGCGGTGTGGAGTGCCAAGTTACTGCAGCGCTGCATGTGCCGATTCGCACTGGGAAGCGGGTCATCGGCAAGTTTGCAGTTTCCTACGCGCGCCACCAACGTTCGCCAAGTTCATCGCTCCCATGCCAGATTCAGGCAACATCCTGTTACGGACTTTTGACAACGAGTGTACGATGGctccagagtgcgacgacgCCGGGAATGTCTTGACAGTGTTTTAGAGTGCCGCATTGAAACGATTTAGAGTTTATTGCCCATAATGTGCTATACATGTGCATAATACATTATGTTGAATACGTCAAGTGAACGTGGTTATCAACGTTTTGTCGTAGCGTCTCGTGGGCATTTACAACCTACAACCCGATGCCTGACTTTCGCCAGCGAGGCACCGAAATGCACAGATCCGTTTTATCAGTCGCGTTTACGATTTCGTGGCGTTTGAAACGCCCGTCTATGAGATCAGGTTAATCTACTACTATATAGGGATCATCGCCATGTACAAACATTTCGAGCAACACCACGCTGAATCCTTAAGCAAACTCAGATATGCATAGATAGATCATCATCGAATATCGGAAGATGTATGTGCCGTTAACCAAATAAACAATCTGGGGTATCGGACCATCAACCCAATCTCATACTCCCCGTCACCATGGATTGACGCAACTCGTACAATTCAGCGACTATAACACGGAATTAACAAACATACTGCGTTGCACGATATATCTGTGTTTTACAAGAGAGAATAGTGGGTCGTTATTGGTTGACATTAACACGCCTGTGCGTAAATAAGCTTGGCGGGGCTGCTTAGGTGTACGGCATTAAGTAGTTATTGCGCGATGACGCTAGTATGATGCACGAGTAGATGTGGCGCAAGTTGAGGCGTCCGAGGAAGACGTTCAACAgcacacgttggtcaatcCCGTTTAATGTGGCAATGCGCATCCGATGCCGCCTAGACATAATTCGCGAACATCTGTCTGGCACGCGTCGAAGCGCAATCACGAAACATTTAACAACACGGCATTAAATAAGCAAGGTGCCGCGAATGTCTGAAAGTCTGAGCTTAGTGCGATAATACAGTGTTGGGCATAATTATAAAAAGCGATGCAAAACGCTCATCTACGGCCAAAGCAATTGCGCAtcttgtggaacggccggatgcgaaAGACACTCATAACGCATACGACGATCATCAGTATGACGATGGTGACTATGACAGGAGCGATGACGGGGGTAGAAGAGTTGTTACCTGTGGAAGCTGCTGCATTAGAGACGCTGGTGGAACGCTGTGCATATGAGACAGCAGGGGTACGCTGTAAATCGGGCGAATCATGGGCACGGGAGGTGGCAGGGCCTTGAGCTCTTTTGTTACAACATGGACAAGGACATTCGTCGGCGGTACGGCCCTTACATTGTTTTCTACATACGGAAGGTTCGCAAGTGTAATTTGAGTCGTCGTGTATAGCGAATTGGTAGCGCAAGTAACATGGTATGCAAGTGTTTCTACCACTATTACATCCTTCACAACACCAGCGACAGCAATAACACTTCTCATACGGTACACATTCATTACTACACTTGCACTGGTAACTGTCCATCTTCCCTTCTCTCCCTTCCCCTGAACATACGAAACTATGAACCACGTACCTTAGTCTCGGAGGCTGACACCGTTTCCCATAGGCTTCACCACCAACCTGGCAGCCGCCATCCCACGCACCACCAGTCacatcacaactatgcagctatcacaactgaagtacaaccaagctaaagcatgttgataccatcctggccgtggcatgcatGTCAGCCGGTGCCAGTGGAGCAGTCAACTCCATTCATCAAAGACCGTACAACAATGACACAGTCTACTAATGTTGTTACATTTGTGTCATAATATGTGCCTAAGTAAGCCACTTTTATcggttgatatgtttgtaaTATACACTGCTACCATCAATCTCACCTAACCACGCCGTCCACTGGCCATCATTCGAATAGTTCCGGTGACGTGACATTCCTAGCTGTGCACACTGCTGGAAATACAATTAGTAACCCAACCAACTAAATAGTAACTCATCTAGCACTGTTACATTTGGCTGCATACCTTGCTGGCGAACCACTAGGCGCCATCGTACCGGCAATGCGGTATGACGTATACACGTCAAACAATAACCTACAAGTCAATGTTAGAAACCAAGAACATCGCAATCTATTGAGCATGTTATCTGCCAAAGTACTGATCGTATGCTAGGTCAGATATTTGGTTAAGTGGTACATTAAACGATAAGTTGGGTGGCGAGTGAGGTGGGCATTTGGGTAGCGGGTTGTGTACCACGTTTGGTAGTATGTCTAGGTGGTGTTCTCACGGTTGTGGATATACCAGTTTTTCTAATGTATCTGAAGGCACTTGACCGCCACGCACAACGCATCACAGTACAGATTACAGCACTAGTAATGTACATATAAGCGCCATAATTATTATGTTATGATAAATAGTTCATCAGGTTGCCGTATAAGTAatggatgtagagtgagcgTTTTTCTTCTCGGAGTGAGTAATGCCTtgatgttgatgaggtgGGAGATTCTGGTGGTCATGATGCGAAAGATCTCCATACGACATAGCAACGTGTGAGCTATGTTGAGTATTATGATATACCATGGCCCGACGAAGATAAAAAGGAACGGAAAGCGGAGTCTGGATAGCATGTGTCAAAACAGGTCATAAGATTTGCGATAGGCTGACCGTTTACCACACGTACCAAAGTTTAAAGGGTATACGAGCACGTGTGTGCAGACTTCGATATAACCTATGGTGGCGTAAATCCCTGAAAATACAGGATGGAAAGGCTTCAGGTGGAGTTGAATGAGTCGCTAATACGGATGCACAAGACTGCTTGGTTGACAGCGTACCCGAGATCATCCCAGTTAAGGATTCGGTCGTGTGTTGTGGGACGGGTGGATGCCAGCCTTTAAAATTTGCGGGGCCATTTGTAGAGCCATTAATGATGATACGTCGAGTAAACCTCAGTTTATACATGCCTCCAACATTAGAAACACCAGCAACACGTGACTAAACGAAAACCAGTAATCGCCTTGTCACAAGTGTGCCTAACGTTGTTAACCAACGATAGTGATCCACAATATTGTATACTCAAAACAGTGGTATATTAAACTGTTATTTTATTCTAAAACTCGGGCCATCACGCAGCATCTGTGCTTTCATCTGAGGCGTCACAATCTCGTAATCGTCTGACCTGCCGGGTCCGCCGTACATGCCATTTTTCTCTGTTCCATCTGTGTCTCTCCTAGCACTTTCTGACAAAGGCGTTTCTACATCAAATTGTCTCTCTTTGGGGATTTCTAGATCGGGTGGGATTTCTGTGATTTCCTGTTCAGTTAACGTTCCCGTACTATACTGCCTCGCTTCTTCCCTTTTTTTCCTTTCAACCCATTCTATCTTGTTCTTCTGTTTTACCTCCaccttatccactttatATGTGCCAAACAGTGCGCCATAGCACGCAATGTTGAGCAATGAGCCTATCACGATCATGTACATGGTCGACTTTCTCAGGGCTTCGGTGTTGTTATCTTTCAGCGCcgcgtccatgtcatcaatTGCCTGTTTTGACGGGGCGTAACCGTGTAACTTCTCGGACACGTACGCAAAGATCTCCACGAAACTCACGCTAACCGAGATACCCGATATGCACTGGATGATGGCCGATGCGCTTGCTTGGTACTTGTCCTCGATCACTTTCCTCATAATGGGTCTATCCACGCCACCAACTGTGACCAAAGTCGCACCAAGAATCGCAAACTCTATGTAGTGATACCACATCAAACGTCCGTCTGGCGCCGGTGACACGAAGAACAACACGCAAACGATTAATCGCACGCCCATCACAACGATGCCGGCAATCAGTTCGCCATAATCCTTATGCATACTTGTAATTTTTTCGATAACTATTCCTCCCGCTGCACTCcctgctgcgccaccaATGGTCGTTACCAAAATCGCAATACCAACCTTCATATCAGAGACACCCAGGTACTCCAGGTACGTGATCATGTACGGCAGACTGCACATAGGGGCCTCCGCGATCAACATCGTAAATATACACAgaaatgctgaccaatttGTAAAAACAGCTTTAAAGGCACCGGATATTTGCTCCACGAACCCCATTATGGATCCATAAGGTGATATGAGTTCATGCTTAGTTTGCATTGCAAATATAATTGCAATGCCAACCGAAATCCACACGTAACCCAACACAATGTATGACACGCGCCAGCCGATGAATCCCAGCAAGATGTTCTGCGCAGCTTCCGTGGTTATTGCAGCACAGAGCATACGGCCAATGCAATTCAGCGCGTGAAGACGGGTAAACgtactgctgctgctgttgcgctcatcatcgtcatcttTATCTGAAATAATCTTTTGTTGAACTGGGTAAATACATCCAAATGCAGCACCGTGTAAGAAGCGCAAGAAGAGGATCTGTAGACACCATGAGCAGTGCACCATTTACAACCTACCGACGAGTACCTTGAAGTTGAGCTTAGCAGAATCGAGGCGATGCC
This genomic stretch from Babesia bigemina genome assembly Bbig001, chromosome : III harbors:
- a CDS encoding MYND Zn finger containing protein, putative; amino-acid sequence: MDNVALRRAFLTSRSQNEDPVLYDDSAISTTCYRSETTKDELDELKQLFFHSTLKPKFDWAGLCLERQHDFKFWANVTHTFGLLIVRNIFNSNTSCEDAIELQRMAMLNEDRDCYGHCQEFARSSDAIAYTDDSLADFKTRVSFILLSGLLSNRIPGSLRLIVRCNGYQYFEHRISELMNDFPKFDVSAVCFNMNALRILIPYLLEPQSVNLSNVCHRFLTSRFWRIMWLDVGVGLKQRPSTERGQLFGAFLELASTICYGTRSPALLKRLYGSCLKSLWDPIFAVLTWRLGPKLLCRVLTFVADMLMMSFQDNCLDMLDNSFLSKLSQCAKEALADGERYLSRYLLQTLDDRNEFYHHFARIATEMLKALLQALANAMQGHVNKCVEDLYDISSLGTAKLILPPHAGDSGEAHVRFDYSDTRVFPRVLPCFNTDCKRVFHLDMPQLHVDSDTPEFCYCSRCGVPSYCSAACADSHWEAGHRQVCSFLRAPPTFAKFIAPMPDSGNILLRTFDNECTMAPECDDAGNVLTVF
- a CDS encoding tetratricopeptide repeat domain containing protein, putative, translating into MTDFKQLGNEAFKAGKFDEAVKHFTEAIKLNPSDGILYSNRSGAYASMNMYQEALADAQQCVTLKPDWPKGYSRKGLALYKLGKMEEAKKAYQEGLKIDPNNEPLKAGLREVDVSSDPQFMYLAATISQLVATNPKLQEYQRQDPSYTMTLCRVLTEMQSNPQNIQHLLMDPNPALRDGIMAYLGMAADIGQAAGFNEPPQPPKAEPPKETKPEPKEEPLTESQKKAQEFKDEGNKLYKQKKFVEALELYDKAVELDPNNLLLENNKAAAYLEMGDYEKCINTCKAAIERRYDVKADFLVISKIYNRLASCYTKMEDYDAALAAYQKSLLEDNNRVTRCAMKEVERLKEKKEREAYIDPQKAEEHREKGNEFFKKFQFPEAKKEYDEAIKRNPKDAKLYTNRAAALTKLTEYPSALADCNKAIEIDPTFVKAWARKGNLHVLLKEYSKALEAYDKGLAVDPNNQDCINGKYDCMAKIQAMSQSGTVDEEQYRQAMADPEVQQILGDPQFQIILKKLQENPASMNEYLRDPKVAKGIQKLMACGILRTA